DNA sequence from the Streptomyces tsukubensis genome:
GGTCTCGATGTGCTGCCAGGGGATGACCCAGCTCCGCCGGACCAGATGCTGGGGGCTGTACGCCTCGGGCTCGCCGTCCGGGCCCCGGGGCGGCATGAAGTGCGCCACGACCAGTCCGGCGAAGGCCCGATCGTCCGGTGACCAGAGCGGACCGCCGCTGTAGCCGCGGTCGACCGCCATTCCCGTCGGTGTGCCGTCGATATAGCCGATGTACTGGCCGACATGGCCGACGGCCGCGTCCGCGAAGGTCCCCGGCTTCGCGGTCCCGTGCCAGAGCCGGATCCGCTGCCCTTCCGTCAGCGCCGTCGTCGCCGGCCGCCGCACCGCCTCGGACGGCCTGCCCTCGGTGCTCGGAGGGGGGAAGCGCAGGACCGCCAGGTCGCCCAGCCACTCCCGGGACCGCGGCGTCACGGGGCCGCCCCGCGGGGACCGGGGCGGCAGCCAGTGCGCGACGCGTGCCGGGCGGTTCACCCGGCCCCAGGGGACGGGGACGGAGACGGAGATCGTGACCGGCCCGGGCGTCCGGGTCTCGAACATGCCCCGCCCCAGGGCGTCGTTGATGACATGGGCGCAGGTCAGAACGGTGCCGGGGCCGAGCAGCAGTCCGCCGCCAGCGGTCCTGCCGTCGTCGCAGCGGTGGACGCTCGCGAGAGAGTCGAGCGGCGACTCCGGCGTCTGCGTCGTCGGGACGAACCAGCCCATCGGCTACTCCGGTCCGGCGGCCGCGCCCGTACCGGAGGGGGAGTCGGGGTCCGTGCCCGTGCCTGCGCCTGTGCCCGGGTCGGCTGCCGGGGCTGCCGGTAGGGGCTGCCAGACCGCGGTCACGGTGAGGTGGGCCTGGCCCGTACCCCCGACGATGCCGAGCTTCAGATCCTGGCCGATCTGCGCGCCGAAGGTGACGCTCACCTCCGACGGCGGCTGCGGGACCGAGGTGACGGTGTGGTGCACCTCCTCCAGCAGTGCGCTCACCGGCCGCAGGGCGCCGCGGAGCGCGCCGCCCGCGTAGGTCGCGAACCGGCCGGGCTCCCCGCGGTCCCGGTCCCCGCGGGCGACCGGGACGGCCGGGCCCATGCCCGGCGGCAGCTCGTCGTCCTCCTCCGGTCCGTACGGCCCCGGGTACGGGCCGGCGGGGTCTTCCGGTGCCGTGACGGGGGCCGGGCCGGGGGCGAGCAGGAACCGGACGGGCGTGCCGTCCTCGAACTGGAACTCCGCGGAATGTGCCACGCGGCCATTGTGCCCAGCGGGCCGCCGCGGGATCCCCGCATTCGGACAACTCGTCGGTACGGGAACCGGGTTGACCTGCCGGGTCAGCCGGGTGCGGTGCCCGCGGCGCCGGGGAACAGCTGCCGGAACATGTCCGCCGAATCCGTACCGGACCGTCCGAAGGGGGCGTCGAAGTCCCAGACCAGGAAGAGCAGGAACGCGATCAGTGCGCTGAAGAAGCCCGCGAGGAGCAGCTCCTGATAGCTGCGGCCGATGTTCATGGTGAAGATCAGCCCGACCGTCACCAGCGCGCCGATGATCAGCCCGAACCACACCACCCCGGGCAGGGTCGCCGCGGCGCTCTGGATCCGGGAGTTGCGGGCTTCGTCCACGATCGCCACCCGGTCCAGCATGGGCTGGTAGGCCTGGGCCTGGAGTTCGCCGCGGGGCACGTGGCCCGCGACGTCGTCGCGGATCTCGTCGAGCAGTTCGCCGCCGCGGCCGTTGACGTCGTCGCCGTCGACCATCCGGGGCCACTCCTGGCGGACGACGTGCGAGACGTAGGCGTCGACGTCGTTGGAGAGCCGGGCGCGGTAGTCGGCGGGGAACACCTCGGCGCGCTGCACCAGTTCGTGGAGGGCCTGGGCCTCGCGCCGGGCCTCGTCCTGGGCGACGCTGCGGGCCTCCCAGACGCCCGCGATGGCGAGCCCGAGGACGATGGCGTACACCACGCCGACCATCATCGTCATGTACTCCAGGACGTCCGGCGTCTCCACGCCGTCGTCGCGGAGATCGTCACCCCTCGCCTCCTTGAGGCTTCTTCGGCGCTGGTTGAGGAGGGTGACGGCGACGACGACCGCGGTGGCCGCGGCCATGACGATTCCGAGGACCAGCCATTCGGACATGGGGTGTCTCCAGTTTCAGCGGCTCCGCCGCGGCTTGAGCAGCGCGGCGGCGAGCACGGCCGGGGTGGTGGTCACCAGAACGAGGACGACCAGGGGCATGCCTTCGCGGCCGG
Encoded proteins:
- a CDS encoding bestrophin-like domain, encoding MSEWLVLGIVMAAATAVVVAVTLLNQRRRSLKEARGDDLRDDGVETPDVLEYMTMMVGVVYAIVLGLAIAGVWEARSVAQDEARREAQALHELVQRAEVFPADYRARLSNDVDAYVSHVVRQEWPRMVDGDDVNGRGGELLDEIRDDVAGHVPRGELQAQAYQPMLDRVAIVDEARNSRIQSAAATLPGVVWFGLIIGALVTVGLIFTMNIGRSYQELLLAGFFSALIAFLLFLVWDFDAPFGRSGTDSADMFRQLFPGAAGTAPG
- a CDS encoding CU044_2847 family protein, whose product is MAHSAEFQFEDGTPVRFLLAPGPAPVTAPEDPAGPYPGPYGPEEDDELPPGMGPAVPVARGDRDRGEPGRFATYAGGALRGALRPVSALLEEVHHTVTSVPQPPSEVSVTFGAQIGQDLKLGIVGGTGQAHLTVTAVWQPLPAAPAADPGTGAGTGTDPDSPSGTGAAAGPE